In a single window of the Luteolibacter yonseiensis genome:
- a CDS encoding TraB/GumN family protein yields MSRSAKKPPMTAAGHLEGERPPEIRRGFVGGRGGRGLFSSHSLRAVRMSLVMVLTLGGIAGSSLAAAPEHPVKPLLWKVEGDGLKQPSYLFGTIHLSVPPVGTLHPAAETAFKAADVVCTEIPLDTATQMEIVPMLMRKDGKTLDESIGDKLAKELNDELKQVNPQLDSTPFQSLKTWGVAVTVPMLPYQLKGEQPLDAKIWERATKEGKATGSLETVASQLKLFEDFTEAEQTSMLGDVLKQLREDREAGTDATASLIAAYVSGDEKRVLDEVNKSMQRSAEGENKELGERFMKRFLTDRDAAIASVIDEKLKGSPDKTHFFAVGAAHLTGKPGIPGQLITKGYRITRITE; encoded by the coding sequence ATGAGCCGTTCCGCGAAAAAACCGCCGATGACCGCCGCCGGGCATCTCGAAGGAGAGCGCCCGCCGGAGATCCGCCGTGGCTTCGTGGGCGGAAGGGGAGGTCGTGGCTTGTTTTCCAGCCACTCCCTCCGCGCGGTCCGGATGTCACTCGTCATGGTTCTGACGCTTGGTGGCATCGCCGGATCATCCCTGGCCGCCGCCCCGGAGCATCCGGTCAAGCCGCTGCTGTGGAAAGTGGAGGGAGATGGACTGAAGCAACCGTCCTATTTGTTCGGCACCATCCATCTTTCCGTTCCGCCCGTCGGGACGCTGCATCCTGCCGCGGAGACGGCGTTCAAGGCGGCGGATGTCGTTTGCACCGAGATCCCTTTGGACACCGCCACCCAGATGGAGATTGTTCCGATGCTGATGCGCAAGGACGGCAAAACACTGGACGAGTCCATTGGCGACAAGCTTGCCAAGGAACTGAACGACGAGCTGAAACAGGTCAATCCGCAGCTCGACTCGACACCTTTCCAGAGTCTGAAGACATGGGGTGTGGCGGTGACCGTGCCCATGCTTCCGTACCAGCTGAAAGGAGAGCAGCCCCTCGACGCGAAGATATGGGAACGGGCCACGAAAGAAGGGAAGGCCACCGGCTCGCTGGAAACGGTGGCAAGCCAGTTGAAGCTGTTCGAGGATTTCACCGAGGCCGAACAGACCAGTATGTTGGGGGATGTCCTGAAGCAGCTCCGTGAAGACCGGGAGGCTGGGACGGACGCCACCGCAAGCCTCATCGCCGCCTATGTTTCCGGCGACGAAAAGCGGGTCCTGGATGAGGTGAACAAATCCATGCAGCGCAGCGCCGAAGGCGAGAACAAGGAGCTGGGCGAGCGCTTCATGAAACGTTTCCTCACCGACCGGGACGCCGCGATTGCCTCCGTCATCGACGAAAAACTGAAGGGCTCGCCGGACAAGACACATTTTTTCGCGGTGGGCGCCGCCCATCTCACCGGCAAACCCGGCATTCCCGGCCAACTGATCACCAAAGGCTACCGCATCACCCGCATTACCGAATGA
- the leuD gene encoding 3-isopropylmalate dehydratase small subunit, which yields MALDPVPTVTGRAVFIPGADIDTDRIIPARFMKCVTFDGLGEFAFYDVRYDSETGEKTNHPLNDPRFSEASILVAGVNFGCGSSREHAPQSLRKYGFNGIIAESFAEIFYGNSTTLAMPCVMAGAADIVALQNAIEADPAVEVTIDVKDLKVRTSSGLDIPVTMPDSAREALLSGRWDPIQELLDNDKAIEKKAVELHYV from the coding sequence ATGGCACTCGATCCCGTCCCCACCGTCACAGGCCGCGCCGTCTTCATCCCCGGCGCAGACATTGATACCGACCGCATCATCCCGGCTCGTTTCATGAAATGCGTCACCTTCGACGGCCTCGGCGAATTCGCGTTCTACGACGTCCGCTATGATTCGGAAACGGGTGAAAAAACCAACCACCCTCTCAACGATCCGCGTTTCAGCGAAGCCTCCATCCTCGTCGCGGGTGTGAACTTCGGTTGCGGTTCTTCCCGTGAACACGCCCCGCAGTCGCTCCGGAAATATGGTTTCAACGGCATCATCGCCGAGTCCTTCGCGGAGATTTTCTATGGCAACTCCACCACACTCGCCATGCCCTGTGTGATGGCCGGTGCCGCCGACATCGTCGCCCTGCAGAATGCCATCGAGGCGGATCCCGCGGTTGAGGTCACCATCGATGTGAAGGACCTCAAGGTGCGTACTTCCAGCGGTCTCGACATCCCGGTGACGATGCCGGACTCCGCGCGCGAGGCGCTGCTTTCCGGTCGCTGGGATCCGATCCAGGAGCTGCTCGATAATGACAAGGCCATCGAGAAGAAGGCCGTCGAACTGCACTACGTGTGA
- a CDS encoding ArnT family glycosyltransferase has translation MDDIPAILENEAIRTGAFWNTKTQLWTNMWYFLEARVFGFSPAGFHAVNWLLHTAVACVLFGLGRDLLRGKWPAGVAWFGALLFAVHPLASEIPNYARTQDLAWVTLFSLLAAWAMLRYLGEGGWELVRGEDGQIPVFQKTHRWRKLVWCALAVAGATFSKGPGFLHAVMAVAMVVLAFFPKGGKRAWPWIAGLAVLGLLVVWGAGIFGNALNGLARWQEPRFIGHGYTVARVFWEFAWRSVVPVALSADHHIAETLVPKGVGYWNVPDRVAIASAWGMLALGALGVVLACREKWRVLGVCLALFVGTIAFRVFYLIPEFMPEYRIYPGLPWFCLGAAVVLAAAWQWLFAHVSPRGAVVVLLGGLAVLSAQRSFLWHDLDLLMKDVLRQYPAQARAIWELQDRDLKAGRWQEVIARHERDFPEVRRRFIASLGALAPARELPTGHFTLAETACMGRYARAVAHVKGPAEGLRRMADVESYLRLQRINPKTNPAHWNHFGHDKALILEMAGDYAAALKAMEPRSGEPQGWPFDYERIRQKQEDVTP, from the coding sequence ATGGATGACATTCCGGCGATCCTTGAGAACGAGGCGATCCGCACCGGGGCGTTCTGGAACACGAAAACCCAGCTTTGGACGAACATGTGGTATTTCCTGGAGGCCCGGGTTTTCGGGTTTTCTCCTGCCGGCTTCCATGCGGTGAACTGGCTGCTGCACACCGCGGTCGCGTGCGTGTTGTTCGGCCTCGGCCGGGACCTGTTGCGGGGGAAATGGCCTGCGGGTGTGGCGTGGTTCGGAGCGCTGCTGTTCGCGGTGCATCCGTTGGCGAGCGAGATTCCCAACTACGCGCGGACACAGGATCTGGCGTGGGTCACGCTCTTTTCACTTCTGGCCGCATGGGCGATGCTGCGCTACCTGGGCGAGGGTGGATGGGAACTCGTGAGAGGTGAGGACGGGCAGATCCCGGTTTTTCAAAAAACCCACCGGTGGCGGAAACTCGTCTGGTGCGCGCTCGCGGTGGCTGGCGCGACATTTTCCAAAGGACCCGGATTCCTCCATGCGGTGATGGCGGTGGCCATGGTGGTGCTTGCATTTTTTCCGAAGGGCGGGAAACGGGCATGGCCGTGGATCGCGGGACTGGCGGTTCTGGGGCTGCTGGTGGTCTGGGGCGCGGGGATTTTTGGCAACGCGCTGAACGGGCTGGCCCGGTGGCAGGAGCCGAGATTCATCGGGCATGGTTATACCGTGGCGCGGGTGTTTTGGGAATTCGCGTGGCGGTCCGTGGTGCCGGTGGCGCTCAGTGCGGACCACCACATCGCCGAGACACTGGTGCCGAAGGGGGTGGGCTATTGGAACGTGCCGGACCGCGTGGCGATTGCTTCCGCATGGGGGATGCTCGCGCTGGGTGCGCTCGGGGTGGTGCTCGCCTGTCGCGAAAAGTGGCGGGTGTTGGGAGTGTGTCTGGCACTTTTCGTGGGCACGATTGCTTTCCGGGTGTTTTATCTGATTCCGGAGTTCATGCCGGAATACCGGATTTATCCCGGCCTGCCCTGGTTCTGCCTTGGTGCGGCGGTGGTGCTGGCGGCGGCGTGGCAGTGGCTGTTCGCTCATGTCTCCCCACGGGGTGCGGTCGTGGTCCTGCTGGGCGGACTGGCGGTTTTGTCCGCGCAACGGTCCTTTCTCTGGCACGATCTGGACCTGCTCATGAAGGATGTGCTGAGGCAGTATCCCGCACAGGCGCGGGCGATCTGGGAACTGCAGGACCGGGATCTCAAGGCGGGGAGATGGCAGGAGGTGATCGCAAGGCACGAGAGGGACTTTCCGGAGGTGCGGCGCAGGTTCATCGCCAGTCTCGGTGCGCTGGCTCCCGCCCGGGAACTGCCCACAGGCCATTTCACCTTGGCCGAGACCGCCTGCATGGGGCGCTACGCACGGGCGGTGGCCCACGTGAAAGGTCCGGCGGAAGGACTGCGCAGGATGGCTGACGTGGAATCCTACCTGCGGTTGCAACGGATCAATCCCAAAACCAATCCCGCCCATTGGAATCATTTCGGCCACGACAAGGCTTTGATCCTGGAAATGGCGGGAGACTACGCCGCAGCCCTGAAGGCGATGGAGCCAAGATCTGGAGAACCGCAAGGCTGGCCGTTTGATTACGAAAGAATCAGGCAAAAGCAGGAAGATGTGACGCCCTAG
- a CDS encoding DoxX family protein, producing MKSLLSLGFLPRSTDLALLLLRLWLGLTMLILHGWPKLLKLTSGKHEFPDPLKIGSLPSLSLAVAGEVAGAILLVLGLWGRMAALTLAITMGVAWGMTHQMKLTGDGSGELAFIYMAGFLAILFAGSGKFSVDGN from the coding sequence ATGAAGTCCCTCCTCTCCCTCGGATTCCTCCCCCGCAGCACGGATCTCGCGCTGCTTTTGCTCCGGCTCTGGCTCGGCCTCACCATGCTGATCCTCCACGGCTGGCCCAAGCTTCTCAAACTGACCTCCGGAAAGCATGAATTTCCGGATCCGCTCAAGATCGGTAGCCTGCCCAGTCTCTCCTTGGCGGTGGCCGGTGAGGTGGCCGGAGCGATCCTGCTCGTGCTCGGACTCTGGGGCCGCATGGCCGCCCTCACGCTCGCCATCACCATGGGTGTCGCGTGGGGCATGACCCATCAGATGAAACTCACAGGAGATGGCAGCGGCGAGCTTGCCTTCATCTATATGGCCGGGTTTCTCGCGATCCTCTTCGCCGGCAGCGGAAAATTCAGCGTGGATGGCAACTGA
- a CDS encoding YebC/PmpR family DNA-binding transcriptional regulator: MGRHFECRRRAKESRWATMSKVFPKLAKSITMAAKNGGPDPESNAPLRVAINNAKAQNLSKENIENAIKRAAGKDAADISEITYEGKGPHGSLFVIECATDNSNRSVGNLKIIFNKNGGQLVNSGQLDFMFNRKSVIEFPVPEGRDLEELELELIDAGLEELSVDDGVVTIIGEYAAFAKLTHAVEGLGIIPTKSSLQRLPTQPIELTEEQMEEVEAILDKIEDDDDVQAVFTNLA, translated from the coding sequence ATGGGAAGACACTTCGAATGCCGCCGACGGGCCAAGGAATCGCGATGGGCCACCATGTCCAAAGTTTTCCCGAAACTCGCGAAATCCATCACCATGGCCGCGAAGAACGGCGGCCCGGACCCGGAGTCCAATGCCCCGCTGCGGGTGGCCATCAACAACGCCAAGGCGCAGAACCTCTCCAAGGAGAACATCGAGAACGCCATCAAGCGCGCGGCAGGCAAGGACGCGGCGGACATTTCCGAAATCACCTACGAGGGCAAGGGCCCGCACGGCTCGCTCTTCGTCATCGAGTGCGCCACGGACAACTCGAACCGCTCCGTCGGCAACCTGAAGATCATTTTCAACAAGAACGGCGGCCAACTGGTGAATTCGGGCCAGTTGGATTTCATGTTCAACCGCAAGTCGGTCATCGAATTTCCCGTGCCCGAGGGGCGGGATCTTGAGGAGCTGGAACTGGAACTCATCGACGCGGGTCTTGAGGAGCTTTCGGTGGATGACGGCGTCGTCACCATCATCGGTGAGTATGCCGCATTCGCGAAACTCACCCACGCGGTCGAAGGGCTCGGCATCATTCCTACAAAATCCAGCCTCCAGCGGCTGCCGACCCAGCCGATCGAACTGACCGAGGAGCAGATGGAGGAAGTGGAGGCGATCCTTGACAAGATCGAGGACGACGACGACGTGCAAGCCGTCTTCACCAACCTCGCCTGA
- a CDS encoding M20/M25/M40 family metallo-hydrolase: MKKEDREFLFHLLETPSPTGFEMRGQQVWADWIRNHAPEVACDSYGSTWATLPGKSPRVVMLESHADEIGYMIKHIDEKGFLRIDRIGGSDAATARGRRLTILGDKGFVTGIIGNTAIHLRRDEAGSEKAPAVHDLWVDVGASSAAEVAALGLRVGHPAVYQDGPMEIAHKRLIGRAIDNRVGGYIIAQVMKRIAGGKKKPAFTLVCLNAVQEEVGGNGAIMATYRLKPDVCVCLDVTHATDTPGLDPAKFGSVKLGGGPSITHGTASHPLVVQRLIDVAAESKLAIQHEASSRFTGTDTDKIFHSREGVPSALVSLPLRCMHSVVETAHLDDIQHTIDLLTDFVLSLDEKDSFSQRLR; the protein is encoded by the coding sequence ATGAAAAAAGAAGACCGCGAGTTCCTGTTCCATCTCCTCGAAACCCCCAGCCCCACCGGCTTCGAAATGCGCGGGCAGCAGGTCTGGGCGGATTGGATCCGGAACCACGCGCCGGAGGTCGCATGTGATTCCTACGGCTCCACCTGGGCCACGCTTCCCGGTAAATCGCCACGTGTCGTCATGCTGGAGTCCCACGCCGACGAGATCGGCTACATGATCAAGCACATCGACGAAAAAGGTTTCCTCCGCATCGACCGCATCGGCGGTTCGGACGCCGCCACCGCCCGTGGCCGCCGGCTCACCATTCTCGGAGACAAGGGATTCGTGACCGGCATCATCGGCAATACCGCCATCCACCTCCGCCGGGACGAGGCAGGGTCCGAAAAAGCCCCCGCCGTCCATGATCTCTGGGTGGATGTCGGAGCCTCGTCCGCCGCGGAAGTCGCCGCGCTCGGGCTTCGTGTCGGCCACCCCGCGGTCTATCAGGACGGGCCGATGGAAATCGCACACAAGCGCCTCATCGGCCGCGCCATCGACAACCGCGTCGGCGGTTACATCATCGCCCAGGTGATGAAACGCATCGCCGGGGGGAAAAAGAAACCCGCCTTCACCCTCGTCTGTCTCAATGCCGTGCAGGAGGAGGTCGGTGGCAACGGAGCGATCATGGCGACCTACCGCCTCAAACCGGACGTCTGCGTTTGTCTCGATGTGACCCACGCCACCGACACACCGGGTCTTGATCCGGCGAAATTCGGCAGCGTCAAACTCGGCGGCGGTCCCAGCATCACCCACGGCACCGCGAGCCATCCCCTCGTCGTGCAACGCCTCATCGACGTCGCGGCGGAATCGAAGCTCGCCATCCAGCACGAAGCCAGCAGCCGCTTCACCGGCACGGATACGGACAAGATTTTCCACAGCCGCGAGGGTGTTCCCAGCGCGCTCGTCTCGCTGCCGCTCCGCTGCATGCACTCCGTCGTGGAAACCGCGCACCTTGACGACATCCAGCACACCATCGATCTCCTCACCGACTTCGTGCTTTCTCTCGATGAAAAGGACAGCTTCAGCCAGAGGCTGCGGTAG
- a CDS encoding DUF1501 domain-containing protein: MKAEHFARLQHEQLQHLTRRHFLSKCTTGLGGMWLAGTAGRVWGASGALQKDPANPLAPAVPQHLGKAKRVIYLHMAGAPSQHELFDYKPDLQKLNGKDCPQEFLAGKQFAFIQGVPKMLGPQFEFKQHGQSGAWVSDRLPHFFSVVDDVCFIKSMHTDQFNHGPAQLLVHTGTQNLGAPSIGAWATYGLGSDNQNLPGFIVLTSGGRNPDAGKSVWGAGYLPSVYQGVQCRSEGEPVLYLADPEGITRDIRRRSLDTLDRLNQKIAEETGDAETVTRIAQYEMAYRMQMHATDAFDLKQENETTHALYGTEPGKESFANNCLLARRLAERGVRYIQLFHWGWDSHGSAASEALNKGFSDRCKEVDQPMAALLKDLKQRGLLEDTLVVWGGEFGRTPMQENRGGVDSPFVGRDHNPGAFTIWMAGGGVKPGISYGETDPIGYEAIQDKVSVHDLHATMMQLMGFDHEKLTYLSQGAAQRLTNITKPGSKVVKGILA, translated from the coding sequence ATGAAAGCCGAACATTTCGCCAGGCTCCAGCACGAGCAGCTCCAGCATCTCACGCGCCGCCACTTCCTCTCGAAATGCACCACCGGTCTCGGGGGCATGTGGCTTGCCGGCACGGCGGGCCGCGTCTGGGGGGCTTCCGGGGCCTTGCAGAAAGACCCGGCCAATCCACTGGCCCCTGCGGTGCCACAGCATCTTGGCAAGGCGAAGCGGGTCATCTACCTGCACATGGCAGGCGCGCCCTCGCAGCACGAACTCTTCGACTACAAGCCGGATCTGCAAAAACTCAACGGCAAGGACTGCCCGCAGGAATTTCTCGCAGGCAAGCAGTTCGCCTTCATCCAAGGCGTGCCGAAAATGCTGGGGCCGCAGTTCGAGTTCAAGCAGCATGGCCAATCCGGCGCGTGGGTGTCCGACAGGCTTCCACATTTTTTCTCCGTGGTGGATGACGTCTGCTTCATCAAGTCCATGCACACGGACCAGTTCAACCACGGTCCGGCCCAACTGCTGGTGCATACCGGCACGCAGAACCTCGGCGCGCCGTCCATCGGCGCGTGGGCGACGTACGGCCTTGGTTCGGACAACCAGAACCTGCCCGGCTTCATCGTCCTGACCTCCGGCGGCAGGAACCCTGACGCGGGAAAATCCGTATGGGGCGCGGGCTACCTGCCATCCGTCTACCAAGGGGTGCAATGCCGTTCGGAAGGCGAGCCCGTGCTTTACCTCGCGGATCCGGAAGGCATCACCCGCGACATCCGCCGCCGCTCGCTGGACACCCTGGACCGGCTGAACCAGAAGATCGCCGAAGAAACGGGCGATGCCGAAACCGTCACCCGCATCGCCCAATACGAGATGGCCTACCGCATGCAGATGCACGCCACGGACGCCTTCGACCTGAAACAGGAGAACGAGACGACCCACGCGCTCTACGGCACGGAACCCGGCAAGGAATCATTCGCCAACAACTGCCTGCTGGCCCGCCGTCTCGCCGAGCGCGGCGTGCGCTACATCCAGCTCTTCCACTGGGGCTGGGACTCGCACGGCTCCGCCGCCAGCGAGGCTCTCAACAAGGGATTCTCCGACCGCTGCAAGGAAGTGGACCAACCGATGGCCGCGCTTCTCAAGGACCTCAAGCAACGCGGCCTTTTGGAGGACACGCTCGTCGTCTGGGGCGGGGAATTCGGCCGCACGCCGATGCAGGAAAACCGTGGCGGTGTGGACAGCCCTTTCGTCGGACGGGATCACAACCCGGGAGCCTTCACCATCTGGATGGCGGGCGGTGGCGTGAAGCCGGGCATCTCCTACGGCGAAACCGACCCCATCGGCTACGAGGCGATCCAGGACAAGGTCTCCGTGCACGACCTCCACGCGACGATGATGCAGCTCATGGGATTCGATCACGAGAAGCTGACCTACCTCTCCCAGGGAGCGGCGCAGCGCCTGACCAACATCACCAAGCCCGGAAGCAAGGTGGTGAAGGGGATTCTGGCGTAA
- a CDS encoding PSD1 and planctomycete cytochrome C domain-containing protein, with protein sequence MIRPSLLLLSFLLPVAGETRVEFNRDIRPILTKHCTACHGGVKEAGEVSFIYREKALAPGESGKAPIVPGKPAESEMLHRMRSKDPDEVMPKPKHGPPLPEAEIALIERWIAQGAEWQEHWAFMPPKESPVAAVSNEKWPSSPLDRFVLQRLDQEKLSPSPEAPPEEWLRRVSFDLTGLPPSPEDLKNYQDGFAKDPATARNTVVDRLLASQQFGERWAAVWLDLARYSDTYGFEKDPGRDIWPFRDWVIRALNADMPYDRFTIEQLAGDLLPDATADQRLATAFHRNTQTNTEGGTDDEEFRIAAVIDRSTTTWTTWQATTFGCVQCHSHPYDPIEHDEFYQFLAFFNNTEDHDQDNDSPRMKVPADPAKFAEASSMETNLRNLREQLNAPGQVLEKSTTDWKSFTPDTFAPSHGKLAVAGDGTIRSEGTLPIGNIHKFSGPATGFNALRLRILPEEDDPKKWPERGAFVSKFQVSVIDPAGVAVPVAMKEVFADRLGDLFDPSPGGEVGAFPKLEGPRWFVFVPEKPVEAAFGSRLEISMTQNAQTAGNQATPARRFALEISKNPEWTLLVNEPQRLATWKSRDEIGNAYKAIPGEMVPVMAERAPRETRVFARGNRLMKEHVVATGVPKLLADSRSKEGMSRLDMARWIASKENPLTSRVMVNRLWGELFGTGIVQTAEDFGTSGTPPSHPELLDHLALRFENDFNWSIKSMLREMVLSSTYRQTHNASKSLVARDPNNRLLARGPRNRLSAEMVRDQALAAAGLLSTKMGGPPVFPPQPAGVWRSVYNGSKWEDSKGEDRYRRGIYTYSKRTSGFPGFLTFDAPSRDLCSARRLVSNTPLQALVTMNDPAHIEAAQGLAKRMSAHPGNLAEQLSFGVLLATQETAPAPMLAELASLHAAALSDYQADPTSSSKLAAAPEAAAMALVANTILNLDSALTR encoded by the coding sequence ATGATCCGCCCGTCCCTATTGCTACTGTCATTCCTCCTGCCCGTCGCAGGAGAGACGCGTGTGGAGTTCAACCGCGACATCCGGCCCATTCTGACGAAACACTGCACCGCCTGCCATGGAGGGGTGAAGGAAGCGGGCGAGGTTTCATTCATCTATCGGGAAAAGGCGCTCGCGCCGGGCGAGTCGGGAAAAGCGCCCATCGTGCCCGGCAAGCCCGCCGAATCGGAAATGTTGCACCGCATGCGTAGCAAGGATCCTGACGAGGTGATGCCGAAACCCAAGCATGGCCCGCCGCTGCCCGAAGCGGAAATCGCATTGATCGAGCGCTGGATCGCCCAAGGCGCGGAGTGGCAGGAGCACTGGGCATTCATGCCGCCCAAGGAATCTCCGGTCGCCGCGGTTTCCAACGAAAAATGGCCCTCCTCCCCGCTGGACCGCTTCGTCCTCCAACGGCTGGATCAGGAAAAACTCTCCCCCTCTCCCGAAGCCCCTCCCGAGGAGTGGCTGCGGCGGGTGTCGTTCGACCTGACGGGACTCCCCCCTTCGCCCGAAGATTTGAAAAACTACCAGGATGGATTCGCGAAAGACCCGGCGACCGCCCGGAACACGGTGGTGGACCGTTTGTTGGCGTCCCAGCAGTTCGGCGAACGCTGGGCCGCGGTCTGGCTGGATCTCGCCCGCTACTCCGACACCTATGGTTTTGAAAAAGACCCCGGCCGCGACATCTGGCCGTTCCGGGACTGGGTCATCCGCGCGCTCAATGCGGACATGCCTTACGACCGGTTCACCATCGAGCAACTCGCGGGCGACCTGTTGCCGGACGCCACCGCCGACCAGCGGCTGGCCACCGCCTTCCACCGCAACACCCAAACCAACACGGAAGGCGGCACGGATGACGAGGAGTTCCGGATCGCCGCGGTCATCGACCGCTCCACCACCACCTGGACCACCTGGCAGGCGACGACCTTCGGCTGCGTCCAGTGCCATTCGCACCCTTACGACCCCATCGAACACGACGAATTCTACCAATTCCTCGCCTTTTTCAACAACACCGAGGATCATGATCAGGACAACGACTCCCCCCGCATGAAGGTCCCGGCGGACCCGGCGAAATTCGCCGAGGCATCCTCCATGGAAACCAACCTCCGAAACCTGCGGGAACAGCTCAACGCGCCGGGGCAGGTGTTGGAAAAATCCACCACGGACTGGAAATCCTTCACGCCGGACACCTTCGCACCGAGCCACGGGAAACTCGCGGTTGCCGGCGATGGTACGATCCGCAGCGAAGGAACGCTGCCCATCGGCAACATCCACAAATTCTCAGGCCCGGCGACGGGATTCAACGCGCTGCGGCTGCGCATTCTTCCGGAGGAGGATGATCCTAAAAAATGGCCGGAACGGGGGGCGTTCGTTTCAAAATTCCAGGTAAGCGTGATCGACCCGGCGGGTGTGGCGGTGCCGGTGGCGATGAAAGAGGTTTTCGCCGATCGGCTGGGTGATCTTTTCGATCCTTCGCCGGGAGGTGAGGTCGGTGCCTTTCCGAAACTCGAAGGACCACGCTGGTTCGTTTTCGTCCCTGAAAAACCCGTCGAAGCCGCCTTCGGTTCGAGGTTGGAGATTTCGATGACCCAGAACGCCCAGACGGCGGGAAATCAAGCCACTCCCGCAAGGCGTTTCGCACTGGAGATTTCCAAAAACCCGGAATGGACCCTGCTCGTCAACGAGCCCCAGCGCCTCGCCACCTGGAAATCACGCGATGAGATCGGAAACGCCTACAAGGCGATACCGGGCGAGATGGTCCCCGTCATGGCCGAGCGCGCGCCGCGCGAGACCCGCGTGTTCGCCCGGGGAAACCGCCTGATGAAGGAGCATGTCGTCGCGACCGGCGTACCGAAGCTCCTGGCGGACAGCAGATCCAAGGAAGGAATGTCCCGCCTCGACATGGCACGGTGGATCGCGAGCAAGGAGAATCCCCTCACCTCGCGGGTCATGGTGAACCGTCTGTGGGGCGAGCTTTTCGGCACCGGCATCGTCCAGACGGCGGAGGATTTCGGCACGTCCGGCACGCCTCCGAGCCACCCGGAATTGCTGGATCACCTGGCGCTGCGGTTTGAGAATGATTTCAACTGGTCGATCAAATCCATGCTGCGCGAAATGGTCCTTTCCTCGACCTACCGGCAGACCCACAACGCGTCGAAGTCCCTCGTCGCACGCGATCCCAACAACCGCCTGCTCGCCCGAGGGCCGCGCAACCGCCTGTCCGCAGAGATGGTGCGGGATCAGGCGCTCGCCGCCGCCGGGCTGCTCTCCACGAAAATGGGAGGGCCGCCGGTTTTCCCGCCGCAACCCGCCGGGGTCTGGCGGTCGGTTTACAACGGCTCGAAGTGGGAGGACTCCAAGGGCGAGGACCGCTACCGCCGTGGCATCTATACCTACTCGAAACGCACCAGCGGTTTCCCCGGCTTCCTGACCTTCGACGCGCCGAGCCGCGACCTCTGCAGCGCGCGGCGGCTGGTGAGCAACACGCCGCTGCAGGCGCTGGTCACCATGAACGATCCCGCACACATCGAGGCCGCGCAGGGCCTGGCAAAACGCATGTCCGCCCATCCGGGAAATCTCGCGGAGCAGCTTTCCTTCGGCGTCCTGCTCGCCACCCAGGAGACCGCGCCAGCTCCCATGCTGGCCGAACTGGCGTCACTTCATGCGGCCGCCCTCTCAGACTATCAGGCGGATCCGACATCCTCTTCGAAACTCGCCGCCGCACCGGAGGCCGCGGCGATGGCGCTGGTCGCCAATACCATCCTCAACCTCGACTCCGCCCTCACCCGATGA
- a CDS encoding YqgE/AlgH family protein, whose protein sequence is MADAPTNSDSPIQLQGQLLLADPSLKDGIFNRSVILLAEHKPDEGAYGLILNHPTGKTVGDFLHDEAFAALRQLPVHQGGPVSQDQLTFSSFWWSPKQGLKWAIRISADEAVAHSHRPGRIVRAFVGYSGWTAGQLENELRRNAWVAARPQKDFLGQEHDMGLWVGLMRHLSPFHRILAEAPDDPSLN, encoded by the coding sequence GTGGCCGACGCTCCGACCAACTCCGACTCACCGATCCAGCTCCAAGGGCAACTCCTTTTGGCGGATCCGTCGTTGAAGGACGGGATTTTCAACCGTTCCGTGATCCTGCTCGCCGAGCACAAGCCGGACGAGGGGGCCTATGGTCTCATCCTGAACCACCCCACGGGAAAAACGGTGGGGGATTTCCTCCATGACGAGGCGTTCGCAGCGCTGAGGCAGCTTCCCGTGCATCAGGGCGGGCCGGTTTCGCAGGATCAACTGACGTTTTCATCCTTCTGGTGGAGCCCGAAACAGGGCCTGAAGTGGGCGATCCGCATTTCCGCCGACGAAGCGGTGGCGCATTCGCACCGGCCGGGGCGCATCGTGCGGGCTTTCGTCGGTTACTCGGGATGGACGGCGGGACAGCTTGAAAACGAGCTGCGCCGGAACGCATGGGTCGCCGCCCGGCCACAGAAGGATTTCCTCGGCCAAGAGCACGATATGGGCCTCTGGGTCGGATTGATGCGCCACCTTTCGCCTTTCCACCGCATTCTCGCCGAAGCTCCGGACGATCCATCGCTCAACTGA